The DNA sequence TAGACCTGATGCTCGAGTTGATCGCGGTTGATCACGTCAATGTAGAGAATGTCCCGACCGACAAATGCCTTGGGTGTGACCTTGGTGACGACAAGAGTGCCGTCCCGGCGAATCACAACAATCTCATCCAGGGTGGAACACTTGCAAATCTCTTCGTCCTTCTTCATGCCAAAGCCCGCAAAGCCCTCCTTGCGGTTGACGTAGAGGGTCTCGTTTGCGATGGCGACCTGCGCTGCAACCACCTTTGCAAAGGATTCCATGCGCGTCTTGCGCTCCCGACCCTTGCCATATTTCTGTTTCAGGTTTTCGAAGTATGCGATGGCGAAATCGGTGAGGTGGCGCAGGTCGTGTTTGACCTGTTTGATGTCGGCCTCGAGTGACTTGATGACTTCGTCAGCTTTGAAGGAATTGTATTTTGAAATGCGTTTGATGCGGATTTCGGTCAGCGCAGCGATGTCATCGGTCGTGATCTCGCGGTGGAATTGGGATTTGAAAGGTTCGAGACCGGCATCAATCACCCGGATCACTTCCTCCCAGGTTTCGGCCTCTTCGATATCCCGGTAAATGCGGTTCTCGATAAAGATTTTTTCCAGCGAGGCGAAGTGCCACTTCTCGTTGAGTTCGCCGAGCCTGATTTCGAGTTCGCGCTTGAGCAGAGTCCGGGTCTGTTGAGTGCAGCGCTTGAGCAGGTCGTCCACCCCGATGAAGTCGGGCTTATCATTATCGATGACGCAGGTGTTGGGCGCAATTGACACCTCACAATCGGTGAATGCGTAGAGTGCTTCAATCGCGGTCTGAGTGTCGGTGCCGGACGGTAGGTGCACCACAATTTCAACCTTCTCAGCGGTATTGTCCTCAACCTTGGAGACCTTGATCTTGCCCTTGTCATTGGCAGAGATGATCGAGTTGATCAAACTGGTCGTAGTTGTGCCGTAAGGGATTTCATGAATCACCAGTGAGTTGCGGGTGCGCGACTCCATCACGGCACGTACCCGCACCCGACCACCCCGCATGCCACGATTGTAGTCGGAAAAATCGGCGATGCCTCCGGTCTGGAAATCGGGAAGAATGGTGGTTTCTTCGCCACGCAATACAGCGATGGAAGCATCAATCAGCTCGATGAAATTGTGCGGCAATATCTTGCAGGCAAGCCCGACGGCGATTCCGTCCACGCCCTGCGCAAGTGCAAGCGGGAACTTCATCGGCAGGGTGACAGGTTCCTTGTTGCGCCCATCATAGGAGAGTTGCCAGGTCGTGGTCTTGGGGT is a window from the Puniceicoccaceae bacterium genome containing:
- a CDS encoding DNA gyrase/topoisomerase IV subunit A, with the protein product MKKNPSGSDDQTELSFATLVPSDDEPASSAEAPPEKANGGDRKLGVSDFFSNWFLGYASYVILERAVPHMTDGVKPVQRRILHSMWEMEDGRYNKVANIIGNTMKFHPHGDQSIGDALVQLGQKDLLIDMQGNWGNILTGDRAAAARYIEARLSKFAQEVAFNPKTTTWQLSYDGRNKEPVTLPMKFPLALAQGVDGIAVGLACKILPHNFIELIDASIAVLRGEETTILPDFQTGGIADFSDYNRGMRGGRVRVRAVMESRTRNSLVIHEIPYGTTTTSLINSIISANDKGKIKVSKVEDNTAEKVEIVVHLPSGTDTQTAIEALYAFTDCEVSIAPNTCVIDNDKPDFIGVDDLLKRCTQQTRTLLKRELEIRLGELNEKWHFASLEKIFIENRIYRDIEEAETWEEVIRVIDAGLEPFKSQFHREITTDDIAALTEIRIKRISKYNSFKADEVIKSLEADIKQVKHDLRHLTDFAIAYFENLKQKYGKGRERKTRMESFAKVVAAQVAIANETLYVNRKEGFAGFGMKKDEEICKCSTLDEIVVIRRDGTLVVTKVTPKAFVGRDILYIDVINRDQLEHQVYNLVYRDGKDGKSYAKRFLLGGYTRDKEYALTRGTPGSRILYLQVLPREKADILNVTLKPAPRLRKTQLEFDMSQLAIKGRSVQGNVVTPNGVKTVTRKERLQVDSENSAEAEASSDS